A DNA window from Citrobacter tructae contains the following coding sequences:
- the garD gene encoding galactarate dehydratase: MADIEIRQESPTAFYIKVHDTDNVAIIVNDNGLKAGTRFPDGLTLIEHIPQGHKVALTDIAVHGEIVRYGEVIGYAVRDIARGSWIDESMVELPKAPPLETLPLATKVPEPLPPLEGYTFEGYRNADGSVGTKNLLGISTSVHCVAGVVDYVVKIIERNLLPKYPNVDGVVGLNHLYGCGVAINAPAAIVPIRTIHNIALNPNFGGEVMVIGLGCEKLQPERLLEGTHDVKSIPVDSASIVSLQDEKHVGFQSMVEDILQVAERHLAKLNQRQRETCPASELVVGMQCGGSDAFSGVTANPAVGYASDLLVRCGATVMFSEVTEVRDAIHLLTPRAINEEVGKRLLEEMAWYDNYLDMGKTDRSANPSPGNKKGGLANVVEKALGSIAKSGKSAIVEVLSPGQRPTKRGLIYAATPASDFICGTQQVASGITVQVFTTGRGTPYGLMAVPVIKMATRTELANRWFDLMDINAGTIATGEETIEEVGLKLFEFILDVASGRKKTFSDQWGLHNQLAVFNPAPVT; this comes from the coding sequence ATGGCCGATATCGAAATTAGACAAGAATCGCCAACGGCGTTTTATATTAAAGTACACGACACAGATAATGTGGCGATTATTGTCAATGACAATGGTCTGAAAGCCGGGACGCGTTTCCCGGACGGACTGACGCTGATTGAACATATTCCCCAGGGCCATAAAGTGGCACTCACGGATATTGCTGTTCACGGCGAAATTGTGCGCTATGGCGAAGTGATCGGCTACGCCGTTCGCGACATCGCACGCGGTAGCTGGATTGATGAATCAATGGTTGAGCTGCCCAAAGCCCCGCCGCTGGAGACGCTGCCGCTGGCAACTAAAGTGCCGGAGCCGCTTCCACCTCTGGAAGGCTACACCTTCGAAGGCTACCGTAATGCAGACGGCAGCGTTGGCACCAAAAACCTGCTCGGTATCTCCACCAGCGTGCACTGTGTGGCAGGGGTGGTGGATTATGTGGTGAAAATTATTGAGCGCAATCTGCTGCCCAAATACCCGAACGTTGACGGCGTGGTCGGGCTGAACCATCTGTATGGCTGCGGGGTGGCAATCAATGCCCCGGCCGCTATCGTGCCGATTCGCACTATCCATAATATTGCCCTGAACCCGAACTTCGGTGGAGAGGTGATGGTTATCGGCCTTGGCTGCGAAAAACTCCAGCCGGAACGCCTGCTGGAAGGCACGCATGATGTGAAAAGTATTCCGGTGGACAGCGCCAGCATTGTCAGCCTGCAGGATGAAAAACACGTGGGCTTTCAATCGATGGTTGAAGATATTTTGCAGGTTGCCGAGCGCCATCTGGCAAAACTCAATCAGCGCCAGCGTGAAACCTGCCCCGCATCGGAGTTGGTGGTTGGCATGCAGTGTGGCGGCAGCGATGCATTTTCTGGCGTAACGGCTAACCCGGCAGTGGGCTACGCGTCCGATCTGCTGGTGCGTTGCGGCGCAACCGTGATGTTCTCGGAAGTTACCGAAGTGCGCGATGCAATCCATCTTCTGACCCCGCGTGCAATTAACGAAGAAGTGGGTAAACGTCTACTGGAAGAGATGGCCTGGTACGATAACTATCTCGATATGGGCAAAACTGACCGCAGCGCCAACCCGTCTCCGGGCAACAAGAAAGGCGGGCTGGCAAACGTCGTAGAAAAAGCACTGGGTTCCATTGCCAAGTCAGGCAAGAGTGCCATCGTCGAAGTATTGTCGCCGGGACAGCGCCCAACCAAACGCGGACTGATTTACGCCGCCACCCCCGCCAGTGATTTTATCTGCGGCACACAGCAGGTCGCTTCCGGGATAACCGTGCAGGTGTTCACGACTGGACGCGGCACGCCATACGGTCTGATGGCGGTACCGGTAATTAAAATGGCGACGCGTACCGAACTGGCAAATCGTTGGTTTGATCTGATGGACATCAACGCAGGCACCATCGCTACCGGTGAAGAAACCATCGAAGAGGTGGGTCTGAAGCTATTCGAATTCATTCTCGACGTCGCCAGCGGGCGCAAGAAAACCTTCTCGGATCAGTGGGGGCTGCATAACCAGCTGGCAGTGTTTAACCCCGCGCCGGTAACCTGA
- a CDS encoding Gfo/Idh/MocA family protein, with the protein MCANKVTVLVVGAGARGEIYSRYALEHPDRMQVIGVAEPREAYRQQFVAQHNIDQNNVFCDWQEAASQPKMADVVLICTQDNMHKDPAVAFANLGYHILLEKPLAPTPEDCRIIIDAVKRNNVLLAVAHVLRYTRYTQKLKSLLDDGAIGDIVSMQHLEPVGYWHQAHSFVRGNWRNEAESSFMLLQKSCHDMDWIRYIMSDNCRDVGSFGSLSHFVKENQPAGAADRCLDCQVETTCPWSACKIYLGENHKCTPHFRRVLTADPSEENVRQALREGPYGRCVYRCDNDVVDHQVVNLRFAHQQTVTFTMTAFTKMEDRKTRLFGTRGYLEGDGEQIRVFDFLTDRETVHEIEEIAEGTQTQMGGHGGGDYYLMDRFIHAVMAEDQSMILSGPDESLESHLMVFAAERARKENCLVKL; encoded by the coding sequence ATGTGTGCGAATAAAGTGACCGTTTTAGTGGTAGGGGCTGGTGCACGCGGTGAAATATATTCACGCTATGCACTTGAGCATCCAGACAGAATGCAGGTAATCGGCGTTGCTGAGCCCAGAGAAGCTTATCGCCAACAATTTGTGGCGCAGCACAACATTGACCAAAATAACGTATTTTGCGACTGGCAAGAAGCTGCATCCCAGCCCAAAATGGCTGACGTAGTGCTTATTTGTACGCAAGACAATATGCACAAAGATCCCGCCGTGGCGTTTGCCAACCTTGGCTACCATATCTTGCTGGAAAAACCACTTGCCCCGACGCCTGAAGATTGTCGCATCATCATTGATGCCGTCAAACGCAATAACGTCCTGCTGGCCGTCGCCCATGTTCTGCGTTACACACGCTATACGCAAAAACTGAAATCCCTGCTCGATGACGGTGCGATTGGCGACATTGTCAGCATGCAACACCTCGAACCGGTTGGTTACTGGCATCAGGCCCACTCCTTCGTGCGCGGTAACTGGCGCAACGAGGCAGAATCCTCGTTTATGCTGCTGCAAAAATCCTGTCACGATATGGACTGGATCCGCTACATCATGAGCGACAACTGCAGGGATGTAGGTTCGTTTGGCAGCCTGAGCCATTTCGTGAAAGAAAACCAACCGGCAGGAGCAGCAGATCGCTGCCTCGATTGCCAAGTTGAGACAACGTGTCCCTGGTCCGCTTGCAAAATTTATCTGGGTGAAAATCACAAATGTACCCCACACTTCCGTCGCGTACTGACCGCCGATCCCAGCGAAGAGAATGTCCGTCAGGCATTGCGCGAAGGACCCTACGGTCGCTGTGTCTATCGCTGTGATAACGACGTCGTAGATCACCAGGTCGTTAATCTGCGTTTTGCACACCAGCAGACTGTGACATTTACCATGACTGCGTTTACCAAAATGGAAGACAGAAAAACGCGTCTGTTTGGTACGAGAGGCTATCTGGAAGGGGATGGCGAGCAGATTCGGGTGTTTGATTTCCTCACCGACAGAGAAACTGTCCATGAAATCGAGGAGATCGCCGAAGGGACGCAAACGCAGATGGGGGGCCATGGTGGCGGTGACTACTATCTGATGGATCGCTTTATCCACGCAGTGATGGCGGAAGATCAGAGCATGATCCTCTCCGGCCCGGATGAGTCACTGGAAAGCCACTTAATGGTCTTTGCCGCAGAGCGCGCACGCAAGGAAAACTGTCTGGTGAAGCTGTAA
- a CDS encoding ROK family protein gives MFYGVDIGGTKTEIVAFDKEMQVCWRKRVATPVQDYELFLSTFTSLIDTADWATGSQGKIGIGMPGLMDRHTGKLLSSNVPCLTGRQVMDDLAHRLNRTVELDNDCCCFALSEAHTQQARQFSRIFGAIIGTGMGGGLVIDGQLYRGRNRMASEFGHLPLPATFMRRYHLPELKCGCGLQGCLERYQSGPGLLWLHKHFSGKQLKMETLLEQYRDGNASAVTTVEAWIDMLGCTLAQLQLILDVDAFVLGGGVSNIEEIYTLLPTAMSRYLFPGLEPARVFPAIHGASSGVRGAALLLVEQVTPVH, from the coding sequence ATGTTTTACGGTGTTGATATTGGCGGAACAAAAACTGAAATTGTCGCCTTTGATAAGGAAATGCAGGTTTGCTGGCGCAAGCGCGTTGCCACGCCGGTTCAGGATTATGAACTCTTTCTTTCGACTTTTACCTCTCTTATTGATACCGCCGACTGGGCAACGGGCTCGCAGGGTAAAATTGGCATCGGCATGCCTGGATTGATGGACAGACATACCGGAAAACTGCTGTCATCTAACGTCCCCTGCCTGACAGGGCGTCAGGTGATGGATGACCTGGCCCACCGGCTCAACCGAACGGTTGAGCTGGACAATGACTGTTGCTGCTTCGCACTGTCGGAAGCCCATACCCAGCAGGCTCGTCAGTTCTCCAGAATTTTTGGAGCCATCATTGGTACCGGTATGGGAGGCGGACTTGTCATCGACGGTCAGCTGTATCGGGGTCGTAATCGAATGGCCAGTGAGTTTGGTCATTTACCGCTGCCAGCAACGTTTATGCGCCGGTATCACCTACCTGAACTGAAGTGCGGCTGTGGCCTACAAGGGTGCCTGGAACGTTATCAATCCGGTCCTGGCCTACTCTGGTTGCACAAACACTTCAGCGGCAAGCAGCTCAAAATGGAGACCCTGCTGGAGCAGTATCGCGATGGCAACGCCAGTGCGGTAACAACCGTTGAGGCGTGGATAGATATGCTGGGTTGCACGCTGGCACAATTGCAGCTGATCCTGGATGTCGATGCTTTTGTTCTCGGCGGCGGCGTTTCCAATATTGAGGAAATCTATACGTTATTGCCAACCGCCATGTCGCGTTATCTTTTCCCAGGGTTAGAGCCTGCCCGCGTGTTCCCGGCCATCCATGGCGCATCGAGCGGCGTACGTGGCGCAGCATTGTTACTGGTGGAGCAAGTAACGCCAGTCCACTAA
- a CDS encoding carbohydrate ABC transporter permease, translating into MSYSDEAASPQLPAREVRRKNLSKLEKEERFWGWIMILPLLTGLIIFYFTPFFQNVFYSFTDLGEFQIWTTLSLDNYINLFSDDEFRAAIYNTLAYVFICVPIITVLSLLLAIGLNQAIRGQWLFRTLLFLPAVTMPAAIAMVWQWLMNRNFGLINQILAFFDIPAIGWLSDPEVVRLSASLVIIWSAIALKMIILLAGLQGIPKQIYEAMSLDGISKLRGFWSITLPLMIPTLFFVLVISFIETLQIFDVVYLLFGSSSMVDDQTMTIAYLFYKYAFIYHEKGYASAIAVVIFVITMVLTLLQVWLGKRLKAQ; encoded by the coding sequence ATGAGCTATTCAGATGAAGCTGCATCCCCGCAATTACCGGCCAGGGAAGTACGGAGAAAAAACCTTTCGAAGCTGGAGAAAGAGGAACGATTTTGGGGTTGGATAATGATTCTTCCCCTGCTGACGGGATTAATCATTTTCTACTTTACACCATTCTTTCAGAACGTTTTTTATAGTTTCACTGACCTTGGTGAATTTCAAATCTGGACGACGCTAAGCTTAGATAACTATATTAATTTATTCAGTGATGATGAGTTTCGTGCGGCAATATATAACACGCTGGCCTATGTCTTTATTTGCGTACCGATTATCACGGTACTGTCATTACTGCTCGCCATTGGCCTGAATCAGGCTATACGCGGTCAGTGGTTGTTTCGAACATTGCTGTTTCTGCCAGCTGTCACTATGCCTGCGGCTATAGCCATGGTCTGGCAATGGCTGATGAATCGTAACTTCGGTTTAATTAATCAGATTCTGGCCTTCTTCGATATTCCTGCCATTGGTTGGTTATCCGATCCGGAGGTCGTCCGTCTGAGCGCCTCGCTGGTCATTATCTGGTCGGCGATTGCGCTAAAGATGATCATTCTGCTCGCTGGGCTACAGGGGATCCCCAAACAGATTTATGAAGCAATGTCCCTGGACGGCATTAGTAAATTACGCGGATTCTGGTCTATCACCTTACCGTTGATGATCCCGACGCTGTTTTTCGTTCTGGTGATTTCGTTTATCGAAACGCTGCAAATTTTCGATGTCGTGTACCTGCTGTTTGGCAGCTCGTCCATGGTTGACGATCAGACGATGACTATCGCCTATCTCTTCTACAAATACGCCTTTATTTACCATGAGAAAGGGTATGCCTCAGCCATTGCCGTAGTGATATTTGTGATCACGATGGTACTGACCTTGCTGCAGGTATGGCTCGGCAAACGGCTTAAAGCACAGTAA
- a CDS encoding ABC transporter substrate-binding protein codes for MSTLNKNNIVLACLISCVMATPVVASAEGQADTKPVKLRYTLWDRNQLPGEQQLVNEFEKNNPDIKVEIELTPYDQYFIKLSSAVGGNVAPDVFWMNMPNFQQYVKNGMLEPLTGYLKDKSSPNLDDFVKSSVDAYQYQSQQYAIPRDIDAIAVWYNKKLFDQAGVTYPDKNWTWDDLKQKTEQLRKGLDKQSYPLAMEFSSGQDSYFNLLLQAGDKIVLPDGKTDVANDKAIAMYRDVQGMLNADLIQPPGEMEASDVFQSNRVAMVYAGSWWALPFSQNELIKDHIGVVPMPKMAEQAGVSHSLAFAMSAKSQHKDAAWKFIEFMSSEHAQKTLATGKVVIPANQKVAKEWAEGFKGLDVSAYIDSLAFSHKYPTAGSNTAKWNSILNDGLKKVWTGNDPEKVMPGVAKRVEREMQK; via the coding sequence ATGTCTACCCTGAATAAAAATAACATCGTATTGGCGTGCCTTATTTCATGTGTAATGGCTACACCTGTCGTCGCGAGCGCTGAAGGCCAGGCTGACACTAAGCCTGTTAAATTACGCTACACGCTGTGGGACCGAAATCAGCTTCCCGGCGAACAACAACTGGTTAATGAGTTCGAAAAAAACAACCCCGATATTAAAGTTGAAATTGAGTTAACCCCTTACGATCAGTATTTTATAAAACTGAGCTCGGCGGTGGGTGGAAATGTGGCTCCAGATGTATTCTGGATGAATATGCCTAATTTCCAGCAATACGTTAAGAACGGTATGCTTGAGCCACTGACCGGATATTTAAAAGATAAGTCATCACCCAATCTTGATGACTTTGTTAAAAGCTCGGTTGATGCCTATCAATACCAGTCTCAACAATATGCCATTCCTCGTGATATTGACGCCATTGCCGTCTGGTACAACAAAAAACTTTTCGATCAAGCTGGCGTTACCTATCCAGATAAAAACTGGACATGGGACGATTTAAAACAAAAAACAGAGCAACTGCGTAAAGGGCTGGATAAGCAGTCTTATCCGCTAGCCATGGAATTCAGTAGTGGACAGGACAGCTACTTTAACCTGCTATTACAGGCCGGGGATAAGATAGTCCTGCCGGACGGCAAAACTGACGTTGCCAATGACAAAGCAATTGCGATGTATCGCGATGTCCAGGGTATGCTGAATGCTGACCTGATCCAGCCTCCAGGTGAAATGGAAGCATCAGATGTCTTCCAGTCCAACCGAGTCGCCATGGTCTATGCAGGATCATGGTGGGCACTGCCATTCTCGCAAAACGAATTGATTAAAGATCATATTGGTGTAGTTCCAATGCCCAAAATGGCAGAACAGGCTGGCGTATCTCATAGTCTGGCCTTTGCCATGTCAGCCAAAAGCCAGCATAAGGATGCAGCCTGGAAATTCATTGAGTTTATGAGCTCTGAACATGCGCAAAAAACGCTGGCGACAGGGAAAGTTGTTATTCCTGCTAACCAAAAAGTGGCTAAAGAGTGGGCTGAAGGCTTTAAAGGTCTTGACGTTTCCGCCTATATCGACTCACTGGCGTTTTCGCATAAATATCCAACAGCAGGCTCAAATACGGCTAAATGGAATAGCATCCTGAATGATGGGTTAAAAAAAGTCTGGACGGGTAATGACCCGGAGAAAGTCATGCCAGGTGTCGCAAAACGTGTTGAACGTGAAATGCAGAAGTAA
- a CDS encoding carbohydrate ABC transporter permease: MFMTKREKWLMYGLMTLATLVTVVPFIWMIVTSFKTQAESIAFPPVLLPASPGFQAYYKILNEMPFGSFYVNSIVSTLVIVVLQTLIAAMAAYGFSRLRFKGRDVLFMLCISILMVPGQIFLIPQFLTIEKMGLLNSIPGLVLPGLFSIYSAFLLRQFFLSVPKELEEAAIMDGYNHLTIFFKIMLPLIKPGLIACVIINGLWSWNNLMWPLIVNTSMDKMTLPVGLASLSGRSGVEYPMLMAGALLAIIPMLLLYIFFQRYFIRGIAGAGIKG, encoded by the coding sequence ATGTTTATGACAAAACGTGAAAAATGGCTTATGTACGGACTGATGACCCTGGCGACGCTGGTCACGGTGGTTCCCTTTATCTGGATGATCGTCACCTCTTTTAAAACCCAGGCAGAAAGTATCGCCTTTCCTCCGGTCCTGCTGCCCGCCAGTCCTGGGTTTCAGGCTTACTACAAAATCTTAAATGAAATGCCCTTTGGCAGTTTTTACGTGAACTCGATCGTCTCCACGCTGGTAATCGTCGTTTTACAGACGCTGATTGCCGCCATGGCGGCGTATGGTTTCTCGCGCCTGCGCTTTAAAGGCCGTGACGTCTTGTTCATGTTGTGCATTTCCATACTGATGGTGCCCGGGCAGATCTTTTTAATCCCGCAGTTTTTAACCATTGAGAAAATGGGTTTGCTGAACTCTATTCCAGGATTGGTGCTTCCTGGGTTATTCAGTATTTATAGTGCTTTTTTATTACGCCAGTTTTTTCTGTCCGTACCGAAAGAACTTGAAGAAGCTGCCATTATGGATGGCTATAACCATCTGACGATATTTTTCAAAATTATGCTGCCGTTAATAAAACCAGGACTGATTGCCTGCGTCATTATTAACGGACTATGGAGCTGGAATAATTTGATGTGGCCACTGATCGTCAATACCTCGATGGATAAAATGACGCTACCGGTAGGACTGGCCTCACTTTCCGGCCGCTCCGGTGTGGAATATCCAATGTTAATGGCGGGTGCGTTGTTAGCGATTATCCCTATGTTGTTACTTTATATTTTCTTCCAGCGCTATTTTATTCGCGGCATCGCAGGTGCCGGAATTAAAGGATAA
- the agaR gene encoding transcriptional repressor AgaR encodes MLDNLRRREQIIDLLCDQGSVRVEPLSVHFGVSSVTIRNDLRYLEQKGCVMRSYGGAVLNQHFALDRPLQDKDRLNRDVKSRIAEKAASFVKDGDTLILDSGSTTTLIPPLLKNRRDLVVMTNALNIAWELANFERVDVMILGGNVRQSVYSLYGPSAEHQLRQYRFDKLFLGVDGFCLEAGITTPHPGEAHLNQVMCQVAQEVTVVADSSKFGRKSFCMISEISGIDRVITDSGIPEHYHRTLTQLGIDVVIADE; translated from the coding sequence ATGCTGGATAACTTAAGACGTCGCGAACAGATTATCGATCTACTGTGCGATCAGGGCAGTGTTCGTGTGGAGCCACTCAGCGTCCATTTTGGTGTGTCATCTGTCACGATCCGCAACGACTTGCGTTATCTGGAGCAGAAAGGGTGCGTCATGCGATCTTATGGCGGTGCGGTATTAAATCAGCACTTTGCGCTTGATCGCCCATTGCAGGATAAAGATCGACTCAATCGCGATGTGAAGTCACGAATTGCGGAGAAGGCTGCCAGTTTTGTGAAAGATGGCGATACGTTAATTCTTGATTCTGGTTCGACGACCACGCTGATTCCCCCGCTGCTCAAAAATCGCCGCGATCTGGTGGTGATGACCAATGCGCTTAACATAGCCTGGGAACTTGCGAATTTTGAACGTGTGGATGTCATGATTCTGGGTGGAAATGTCAGACAAAGCGTGTATTCACTGTATGGGCCTTCGGCTGAGCACCAGCTCAGACAATATCGGTTTGATAAACTGTTTTTAGGTGTGGATGGATTCTGTCTGGAGGCGGGGATCACCACGCCACATCCGGGTGAAGCACATCTCAATCAGGTGATGTGTCAGGTTGCACAGGAAGTTACTGTGGTGGCAGATTCCAGCAAGTTCGGGCGCAAAAGTTTTTGCATGATTAGCGAAATCAGCGGGATTGATCGGGTCATTACCGACAGTGGTATTCCGGAGCATTACCATCGGACCTTGACCCAACTCGGTATTGATGTGGTGATTGCCGACGAATAA
- a CDS encoding MFS transporter, producing the protein MILDTVVEKKKGTHTRYLILLIIFIVTAVNYADRATLSIAGTEVAKELQLSAISMGYIFSAFGWAYLLMQIPGGWLLDKFGSKKVYTYSLFFWSLFTFLQGFVDMFPLAWAGISMFIMRFMLGFSEAPSFPANARIVAAWFPTKERGTASAIFNSAQYFSLALFSPLLGWLTFAWGWEHVFTVMGVIGFVLTGLWVKFVHNPTDHPRMSPEELKFIADNGAVVDMDHKKPGSDAEKGPKLDYIKQLLSSRMMLGIFFGQYFLNTITWFFLTWFPIYLVQDKGMSILKVGMVASIPALCGFAGGVLGGLFSDYLIRRGCSLTFARKLPIVLGMLLASTIILCNYTDSTVLVVALMALAFFGKGFGALGWPVISDVAPKEIVGLCGALFNVFGNVASIATPLVIGYIVSELHSFNGALIFVGCSALMMMVCYLFVVGDIKRLELRK; encoded by the coding sequence ATGATACTGGATACGGTTGTAGAGAAAAAGAAAGGTACGCACACTCGATATTTAATATTGCTGATAATATTTATTGTCACCGCCGTTAACTATGCGGACCGCGCGACGCTGTCTATTGCCGGTACTGAAGTGGCAAAAGAGCTGCAGCTCAGCGCTATATCAATGGGTTACATTTTCTCCGCCTTCGGCTGGGCCTATTTGCTGATGCAGATCCCCGGCGGCTGGTTGCTTGACAAGTTTGGTTCGAAGAAAGTCTATACCTACAGCCTGTTCTTCTGGTCGTTGTTTACCTTCCTGCAGGGCTTTGTCGATATGTTCCCGCTGGCCTGGGCGGGGATCTCAATGTTTATCATGCGTTTTATGCTGGGCTTCTCGGAAGCGCCTTCCTTCCCGGCTAACGCCCGTATTGTTGCGGCCTGGTTCCCGACCAAAGAGCGTGGCACGGCCTCTGCGATTTTTAACTCCGCGCAGTATTTCTCGCTGGCGTTGTTTTCACCGCTGCTGGGCTGGCTGACCTTCGCCTGGGGCTGGGAACATGTCTTTACCGTGATGGGTGTGATTGGCTTTGTGTTAACCGGCCTGTGGGTAAAGTTCGTTCACAACCCAACCGACCATCCGCGTATGTCGCCGGAGGAGCTGAAGTTTATTGCGGATAACGGCGCCGTGGTTGATATGGACCATAAAAAGCCGGGTAGCGATGCCGAAAAAGGCCCGAAACTGGATTACATCAAGCAGTTGCTCAGCAGTCGGATGATGTTAGGTATCTTTTTCGGTCAGTATTTCTTAAACACCATCACCTGGTTCTTCCTCACCTGGTTTCCGATTTACCTGGTGCAAGATAAGGGCATGTCAATTCTGAAAGTGGGGATGGTAGCTTCTATTCCGGCACTGTGCGGTTTTGCTGGCGGTGTGCTGGGCGGGTTGTTCTCTGACTATCTCATTCGTCGAGGTTGCTCGCTGACCTTTGCACGTAAGCTGCCTATTGTACTGGGGATGCTGTTGGCATCGACGATTATTCTGTGTAACTACACCGACAGTACGGTGCTGGTGGTGGCGCTGATGGCGCTGGCATTCTTCGGTAAAGGTTTTGGTGCATTGGGTTGGCCGGTTATCTCTGACGTGGCACCGAAAGAAATTGTTGGGCTGTGCGGCGCGCTGTTTAACGTCTTCGGCAACGTGGCTTCTATCGCCACCCCGCTGGTGATTGGCTACATCGTTAGCGAGCTGCACTCCTTTAATGGCGCACTGATTTTTGTAGGCTGTTCTGCGCTGATGATGATGGTTTGCTACCTGTTCGTGGTGGGCGACATCAAACGTCTGGAACTGCGGAAGTAA
- a CDS encoding DeoR family transcriptional regulator → MSNTDSASKRVTGTSERREQIIQRLRQQGSVQVNDLSVLFGVSTVTIRNDLAFLEKQGIAVRAYGGALICDSNTPGAEPSVEDKSSLNTAVKRSIARAASELIKPGHRVILDSGTTTYEIARLMRQHTDVIAMTNGMNVANALLEAEGVELLMTGGHLRRQSLSFYGDQAEQSLQNYHFDMLFLGVDAIDLERGVSTHNEDEARLNRRMCEVAERIIVVTDSSKFNRSSLHKIIDTQRIHTIIVDVGIPAECLQELHRCGVEVIIVQE, encoded by the coding sequence TCCAGCGGTTGCGGCAGCAAGGAAGCGTGCAGGTTAACGATCTTTCTGTTTTGTTCGGCGTCTCTACGGTGACGATCCGCAACGATTTGGCTTTTCTGGAAAAGCAGGGTATTGCCGTTCGAGCTTATGGTGGTGCCTTGATCTGCGACAGCAACACGCCGGGTGCTGAACCTTCAGTTGAAGACAAAAGCTCACTGAATACCGCGGTAAAACGCAGCATTGCCAGAGCCGCCTCTGAACTGATCAAGCCAGGGCATCGTGTGATTCTTGATTCTGGCACCACAACCTATGAAATTGCCCGTCTGATGCGACAGCATACTGATGTGATTGCGATGACCAACGGTATGAACGTCGCCAATGCCTTGCTGGAAGCGGAGGGTGTTGAATTGCTGATGACCGGCGGGCATCTGCGTCGCCAGTCGCTGTCTTTTTATGGCGATCAGGCCGAGCAGTCTTTGCAGAATTACCACTTCGATATGTTGTTTCTCGGCGTCGATGCTATTGATTTAGAACGCGGCGTCAGCACGCACAATGAAGACGAGGCCAGGCTTAACCGTCGGATGTGTGAAGTGGCTGAGCGGATTATCGTGGTGACTGATTCCAGTAAGTTCAATCGTTCCAGTCTGCATAAGATCATTGATACACAACGTATTCATACCATTATTGTTGATGTAGGTATTCCAGCGGAATGTCTGCAAGAATTACACCGTTGCGGTGTCGAAGTGATCATTGTTCAGGAATGA
- a CDS encoding ABC transporter ATP-binding protein: MSGIQLQAVSKVYPNGFQAIHGVDLEIHDGEFMVFVGPSGCAKSTLLRMIAGLEEITQGHIAIGKRCVNDLLPKERGVAMVFQNYALYPHMTIYKNMAFSLQGKMNKQEIDTRVREAAHKLEIETLLDKKPGQLSGGQCQRVAVGRAIVRKPEVFLFDEPLSNLDAKLRVSMRVRLTELHRQLRNEGVSATMVYVTHDQIEAMTMGDRICVLNGGRIMQVDTPGNIYHHPKNKFVAGFIGNPAMNILLLNVESGGRGLHLAENLILPLNTRLSGLLEQYPHTSVWFGIRPEAIQLAPQNDNSAFNAKITNVERMGNEDLLHFDIGEQHMILRINSSPDWNPLPGESINVKFNLEAAFLFDKQHEENLA; the protein is encoded by the coding sequence ATGTCAGGCATTCAGTTACAGGCGGTAAGTAAAGTCTATCCCAATGGCTTTCAGGCGATTCACGGTGTTGACCTTGAAATTCACGATGGCGAATTTATGGTTTTTGTTGGGCCATCCGGTTGCGCAAAATCAACGCTGCTGCGCATGATCGCCGGCCTGGAAGAGATCACGCAGGGTCATATCGCCATCGGGAAACGCTGCGTGAACGATCTGCTGCCGAAAGAACGCGGTGTAGCAATGGTCTTCCAGAACTATGCCCTCTATCCCCATATGACGATTTATAAAAATATGGCGTTCAGTCTGCAGGGCAAAATGAATAAGCAGGAAATTGATACGCGAGTACGTGAAGCGGCACACAAGCTGGAAATCGAAACGCTACTGGATAAAAAACCTGGGCAGCTTTCAGGTGGACAATGCCAGCGCGTTGCCGTTGGCAGAGCCATTGTGCGCAAGCCTGAGGTATTTTTATTTGATGAACCGCTGTCCAATCTTGATGCCAAACTGCGCGTTTCCATGCGTGTGCGCCTCACGGAATTGCATCGTCAATTACGTAATGAAGGCGTCAGTGCAACCATGGTGTATGTCACCCACGATCAAATTGAAGCAATGACTATGGGGGATCGAATTTGCGTACTCAACGGTGGCCGTATTATGCAGGTCGATACTCCCGGTAATATTTACCACCATCCTAAGAATAAATTCGTGGCCGGTTTTATTGGTAATCCCGCAATGAATATTTTGCTTCTCAATGTCGAATCCGGCGGTCGTGGACTCCACCTGGCTGAAAATCTGATCCTGCCATTGAATACGCGACTGTCTGGTCTGCTGGAGCAATATCCGCATACCAGCGTCTGGTTTGGCATCCGTCCGGAGGCTATTCAGTTAGCGCCACAGAATGATAATTCTGCATTCAACGCAAAAATTACCAACGTCGAAAGAATGGGTAATGAAGATCTCCTGCATTTTGATATTGGTGAGCAACATATGATTTTGCGAATTAATTCCTCACCGGACTGGAACCCTCTGCCAGGCGAATCTATCAACGTTAAATTTAATCTTGAAGCCGCCTTTTTATTTGATAAGCAACATGAAGAGAATTTAGCCTGA